The Patagioenas fasciata isolate bPatFas1 chromosome 3, bPatFas1.hap1, whole genome shotgun sequence genome contains a region encoding:
- the POLR1C gene encoding DNA-directed RNA polymerases I and III subunit RPAC1 isoform X1 gives MAAEGITDTMRDRVVLGEFGVRNVHTTDFPGNYPGYEDAWDQRRFEEVPTMAVEKVFVYNNTSIVQDEILAHRLGLIPIRADPRLFEYRNQGDEEGTEIDTLQFQLKIKCSRNPQAAKESSDPNELYFNHKVYSKHMTWVPLGNQTDLFPDADFRPVHDDILIALLRPGQEIDVLMHCVKGIGKDHAKFSPVATASYRLLPDITLLQPIEDEAAETLQKCFSPGVIEIQKIKGKKVARVANARLDTFSREVFRHENLKNLVRLARVRNHYIFSVESTGILPPDVLVSEAIKILMGKCQRFLNELDSVPLE, from the exons ATGGCGGCTGAGGGGATCACGGACACGATGCGGGACCGCGTGGTGCTGGGCGAGTTCGGCGTCCGCAAC GTCCACACCACCGACTTCCCCGGCAACTACCCTGGCTACGAGGACGCCTGGGACCAGCGGCGCTTCGAAGAG GTACCAACGATGGCTGTAGAGAAAGTCTTTGTGTACAACAACACATCTATTGTACAGGATGAAATTCTGGCTCATCGCTTGGGTCTCATCCCTATTCGGGCTGACCCTCGACTTTTTGAATATAGAAATCAAG GAGATGAAGAAGGCACAGAAATTGATACTTTGCAgttccagctgaaaataaaatgcagccGAAACCCTCAGGCAGCCAAGGAATCATCTGATCCTAATGAATTATATTTCAATCACAAAG TGTACAGTAAACATATGACGTGGGTGCCCCTGGGGAATCAGACAGACCTCTTTCCAGATGCTGACTTCCGACCTGTTCATGATGACATCCTCATTGCACTGTTGCGACCTGGCCAGGAAATAGATGTGCTTATGCACTGTGTCAAGGGTATAG GTAAAGATCATGCCAAGTTTTCTCCTGTGGCCACGGCTAGTTATCGACTGCTTCCTGACATTACTCTTCTGCAGCCTATTGAGGATGAAGCAGCTGAGACATTGCAGAAATGCTTTTCCCCTGGAGTCATTGAGATCCAGAAAATCAAGG gaaaaAAGGTGGCAAGAGTAGCCAATGCACGGTTAGACACGTTCAGCAGAGAAGTTTTCCGTCACGAGAATCTGAAAAACCTTGTGCGCCTGGCAAGAGTGCGAAACCATTACATCT TTTCAGTGGAGTCGACGGGCATCTTGCCTCCTGATGTGCTGGTGAGTGAAGCCATCAAGATCCTGATGGGAAAGTGTCAGCGCTTCCTGAATGAGCTGGACTCTGTGCCTCTGGAGTGA
- the POLR1C gene encoding DNA-directed RNA polymerases I and III subunit RPAC1 isoform X2: protein MAAEGITDTMRDRVVLGEFGVRNVHTTDFPGNYPGYEDAWDQRRFEEAFRVDIIREEEGALEFDMVGIDAAIANAFRRILLAEVPTMAVEKVFVYNNTSIVQDEILAHRLGLIPIRADPRLFEYRNQGDEEGTEIDTLQFQLKIKCSRNPQAAKESSDPNELYFNHKVYSKHMTWVPLGNQTDLFPDADFRPVHDDILIALLRPGQEIDVLMHCVKGIGKDHAKFSPVATASYRLLPDITLLQPIEDEAAETLQKCFSPGVIEIQKIKGKKVARVANARLDTFSREVFRHENLKNLVRLARVRNHYIFSVESTGILPPDVLVSEAIKILMGKCQRFLNELDSVPLE from the exons ATGGCGGCTGAGGGGATCACGGACACGATGCGGGACCGCGTGGTGCTGGGCGAGTTCGGCGTCCGCAAC GTCCACACCACCGACTTCCCCGGCAACTACCCTGGCTACGAGGACGCCTGGGACCAGCGGCGCTTCGAAGAG GCGTTCCGCGTGGACATAATCCGCGAGGAGGAGGGCGCGCTGGAGTTCGACATGGTGGGCATCGACGCCGCCATCGCCAACGCTTTCCGCCGCATCCTGCTGGCCGAG GTACCAACGATGGCTGTAGAGAAAGTCTTTGTGTACAACAACACATCTATTGTACAGGATGAAATTCTGGCTCATCGCTTGGGTCTCATCCCTATTCGGGCTGACCCTCGACTTTTTGAATATAGAAATCAAG GAGATGAAGAAGGCACAGAAATTGATACTTTGCAgttccagctgaaaataaaatgcagccGAAACCCTCAGGCAGCCAAGGAATCATCTGATCCTAATGAATTATATTTCAATCACAAAG TGTACAGTAAACATATGACGTGGGTGCCCCTGGGGAATCAGACAGACCTCTTTCCAGATGCTGACTTCCGACCTGTTCATGATGACATCCTCATTGCACTGTTGCGACCTGGCCAGGAAATAGATGTGCTTATGCACTGTGTCAAGGGTATAG GTAAAGATCATGCCAAGTTTTCTCCTGTGGCCACGGCTAGTTATCGACTGCTTCCTGACATTACTCTTCTGCAGCCTATTGAGGATGAAGCAGCTGAGACATTGCAGAAATGCTTTTCCCCTGGAGTCATTGAGATCCAGAAAATCAAGG gaaaaAAGGTGGCAAGAGTAGCCAATGCACGGTTAGACACGTTCAGCAGAGAAGTTTTCCGTCACGAGAATCTGAAAAACCTTGTGCGCCTGGCAAGAGTGCGAAACCATTACATCT TTTCAGTGGAGTCGACGGGCATCTTGCCTCCTGATGTGCTGGTGAGTGAAGCCATCAAGATCCTGATGGGAAAGTGTCAGCGCTTCCTGAATGAGCTGGACTCTGTGCCTCTGGAGTGA